CTCTTTGCAGAATTGTTTTTATCTTCATCTGACTTTCCTTTTTCATTTCAGCTAATAATAGGTCTGTAGGACTCGGATGGTAATACATTGACATGCTAGGTAGTGCTAAGTTTTTGTGCAGTAAAATAACACATGCATGTGTTGTGTGAGAATCCTTGGGTAATAACCTCATATCTGGCTTTGTGACCACGGAGTTGCACGATTGATTTCCCAACTGTTCAGACTGTAGAAATGTAGACTTGGTTTAGCTGCATTTGCAACATGCAAACAAACTGTTGTACAAGACTCATGAACAGACCATGAAACTTGTGAATGTAGTTATTTGTTACTGTCTGAAGAAATTCCCTACTTGTATGTAGCTTTTGGAATGTTTTGACTGACCTTACACTTAACAAAAGCTTTTGCTGTGTTGATCTGGCCCTCTTTCCTATACTTCCTGAAATGCTTGTATAAATGTTCCCTGTCGTCTCAGTCCCGTCCAGATCCATACGTCATGTTTATGTTgatgcatgaacattaacctgTAGAACTGAACTCTTAAGTCCATTCTAAACCAAAGACCTTTCTAGCCTCGGTCTCCTACATGTGTGTAGTGCTGCTAAGCTCACTTTGCTCCTTGTCCAAACAAATGTAGCGGTGTCCAAACAAAGCTAGGACATGGAACTGTTGTCACACAAACAAGTCCTTTACTATGCAACCATTTGTTAAATTGGTTGTAGTTAGTGCATTAAGTGTATTCTTACTTAATCCTAATCAATACCCTTATTTGAAGACATGTTGATAACCTGCATGAGCATGTGGCAATGTTTGAGCTAATGGTTAACAGTGGACTGGCTGCCGGgtgactgtgcagtgttgtgcgTGCAGGCACCCCACCTCCTGCTGCAGCGCTGCAGAACTCATGTCCGTGCTGTTTTTCCACACCATGCGCTACAAAGCCGACGACCCCCGCCGGGCCTGCAACGACCGCTTCGTCCTGTCTAAGGTAGCGCTCACGCTGGCCATGTCACCACATCCTTTACTGGAGCAGTCTGCTTGTGGAAGGAGGAGAATGGTTCTCACCCAGAGTGTTTCATGtctttcctccctcctcccagGGTCACGCTGCCCCCATCCTCTACGCAGCATGGGTGGAGGCTGGCTACGTGAAGGAGGCGGAGCTCCTAAACTTGCGCAAGATCGACTGTGAGCTGGAGGGTCACCCCACACCTGTGAGTCAAGGTGTCCCGCATGGGGCCACATGCCTTTTACTGCATGGACGTTTGTGCGTCGTCATGTATATTGCCAAACACCTTTTGTGCTTTGTCTGTTGTTCCAGACTCATTGATGACTCATTGTTTTATCTTTTTATAAAGAACTGCCTTGATTTGATTGTTCGTTGGTTATTCTTCTCCCCCCAATAGAAATTGGCTTTTGTGGATGTGGCCACTGGTTCATTAGGTCAGGGCCTGGGTGCTGCATGTGGGATGGCCTACACGGGAAAATACTTTGACAAGGCCAGGTACTCCAGTCGAACCTTGGTTTTGCCTGCGCTGGCGCTTAATTGTTGCGTTCTTGTAACCTGAACCTgctccaccactgctgtgttgttgtgtagCTACCGTGTGTACTGCCTGCTGGGAGACGGCGAGTGCTCAGAGGGCTCCGTGTGGGAGGCCATGTCTTTCGCTTCCCACTACAGCCTGAACAACCTGGTGGCCATCCTGGACGTGAACCGCCTGGGTCAGAGTGAGGCCGCCCCTCTCAAGCACAACGTGCATGTGTACCAGGAGCGCTGCAAGGCTTTTGGGTAACATGCACATTACTCCCCCCCCCTTCACCTGTGCTCTCTCGACTAGTTCCCCCTCTGTGGTTCCTACCTCCTCCGTCTCGGTTCAGACCCTCCAGGACGTTTTGAGTTCTGCTTCCTACGGGCTGTTCCTCTTCTGCTATTAATGCTGTAGGCACTTGTTTCTGCCCAGCGTAacttgtgtgtgcgtttgtgtgtgcgtgtgtgtgtgcgtgtgtgtgtgcgtgtgtgtgtgtgtgtgtgcagctggaACACCTGTGTGGTAGATGGCCATGATGTTGAGGCACTGTGCAGGGCTCTCTGGGATGCAGAGCAGTTCAAAGAGAAGCCCACTGTCATCATTGCCAAAACGTTTAAGGGCAAAGGTCTCAAAGGTGAGCTTGCGTCATTAATACACAAGTCCAAATAAAGCCCTTACTAGTATTGTCTCCTTCCCAACGTGATCTTTCAGTGTGACTCATTTTAGTGACGGTTCGTAGCGGTGTTGGTTCAAATATACGCATGCTCCTGCCTTCAGGCATTGAGGATCAAGATAACTGGCATGGCAAACCCATACCAAAAGACCGTGTGACGGAACTGCTTGACAGTCTCCAGAGCAAGATCCAGGGTCCAGACAAAGCCCTCCATCCGAAGCTGCCCACGGAGGACGCAGCTCCCATAGACCGCGACTTCATCCACCTGCTCACCCCGCCTGAATACAAGATGGGAGACAAGGTGAAGGGGCCGTCGTGGAGCACGCAGTTTGTCATTGACGCAGATTTGCTGTGTGCAAAATGGTAAAGTCCTgtctgttggtgtcctgcagaTCTCCACCAGGAAGGCCTATGGGGTCGCCCTGAAGAGGATGGGTGATGCCAGCCAGCGTATTGTGGCGCTAGATGGAGATACCAAGAACTCCACCTTCTCCGACATCTTCAAGAAAGCCCATCCCGATCGCTATATTGAGTGCTTCATTGCTGAGCAGAACATGGTGAGTATGGGCATGTGAGCACCAAAAAGTATAGAAAGGCAGACCTCCtgctttacaaaaaaaaaacccaatctATTGTTTATTGGTTGTGCTCTGAAGGACTCTGCTTGTTGAATGAGGCTCAGTCCCTTGCATAGTCTCTTACTATACACACATTGGTTAAGTTTCCACTTACTGTTCATTTAGAAGTGCTAGTAGTGTACAATTTCACCTCTTCCCTCAGACACAAAGACTcgtgtgtttttaaaaaaaaaaaaaagcacttgTCTACACGTCTGTTCAGACCTATTGTAAGAACGGGTATTCTGGGAATGTTCATTGAGCTCAGTTTGCAGTGGTGGTTTCTTGTGTCTGCACCATTTAAACCTTTTGGTTCCTGTGCTGTGCAGGTAAGCGTTGCCATTGGCTGTGCCACACGAGACCGCACCATCCCATTTGCTAGCACGTTCGCTGCCTTCCTGTCCCGCGCCTACGACCACATCCGCATGGCGGCCATTTCTCAGTCCAACGTCAACCTTGTGGGCTCCCACTGTGGTGTGTCTATCGGTACGGTCCTGGTCCTGCTTTTAGCCATATTGCTATTTCTTAAGAgcttttatttttgctttttgttAGTCAAGAGTACTTGAGGAGTGACTcctatttttaattttttcttcttaaattttatttttttgccatCTCAATCAGGTGAAGATGGTCCCTCTCAGATGGCTCTGGAGGACCTGGCGATGTTCCGGGCTATTCCAACATGCACGGTGTTCTACCCCAGTGACGGCGTGTCCACCGAGAGGGCTGTGGAGCTGGCAGCCAATAAAAGTGTGAGGATCATGTGTCGTTACTCaactgctggttattgtgtACCTGCTGCATGTTCTACATTAGCAAGATGTCCATCCTTGTGCACAAGTGAATGTCTGTCGCAACATTCCAGATGGAATCAGACCCGCAGAATCCCAGTCGTATACCTGTGGTAATGTTCTGTCCCATCTCAGGGTGTCTGTTTCATCCGCACCAGCCGTCCTGACACCGCGGTCATCTACGACTCTGGGGAGAAGTTTGAGATCGGCAAGGCGAAGGTGAGTGTCTGGACGAGACTGTTGACTGCAGTGTAACTGTATTAAAGCCTAATAAGTGCTTAACGGTGCAGCTGTATTGAAGCAGAGCAGTATAGCTGCAGCACCAGCACGGtcctttttattttgtttgtgatGTGGGGAGATGTAGAtgcattttaaaaagaaaagcaTAAATCGGTCCATCTGTATTAGCTTGTCCGTGATGGGAGCTGCTTTTTAAGCAAATTTTTATAGATGTAGTAATGATATTCAGTACTCTGAATGTGAATTGCCGTTTCCAAAGTTGACTCAAGTATTTTGTGAATTCCTTTACTAGCAGTTGTACATTTTAACCCTAGTTTGAAACTTGAGTGGGCTAGCTTAGGCGGACACGAGCTTTTGGTCAAAGATCAAAGCATTCACCAAGTGTGCATTTTATTTTCTCATTCGATTCTGTCTGGGCCCCGTGTGCAAACTGCATATCGTACAAAGTTGTGTCCAGAATATACTTGTTTAATTCAGTGTTTATTCATTTTCTGTCCTGTAGGTGTTGCGTCAGTCTAATGACGATCAGGTGACCGTGATTGGTGCTGGAGTAACCCTTCATGAGGCCCTCACTGCTTTTGACCAGCTGGCCAAAGAAGGTTGGTGCTCCCTCTGCTGGTGaagatgggtttttttttctcccttctTTCTTTCCCATCTCGCAGGACATGAAATGCAATGTCTGTGTAACATGCAGCATTCCAAAAGGGGAAAACTGAGCACTAACGCGTGTCGCTCTCTAGGTGTGAACATCCGTGTGATCGACCCGTTCACTATCAAACCCCTGGATGCTACTACAATCGTGGCCAGTGCTCGCGCCACTGGGGGCAGGGTGATCACAGTGGAGGATCACTACAAAGAGGGTACATGACTCCTCATTTGCATATTCATGGTTATGAAGGAGTTCCAAGTGCAGTGACCTTGTGCTGCAACACTGATTGCTCCCTCATACCCCCTCAAATCTGCTCCATGCACAGGTGGACTGGGAGAGGCGGTCCTCTCGGCTGTGGGGGAGGAGCCTGGCATCGTGGTCCATCGGCTGGCCGTGAGCGGTGTGCCCCAGAGCGGCAAACCCCAGGAGCTGCTGGACATGTTTGGCATCAGCGCCAAATCCATCGTGGCCGCCGTCAAACGCACTTTCGCTAACTAGAGCTTACTAACACCAGCCACCATCTGCTTCCTTCAGTCTGAACACCAACAACTTAATGGCTTCTTCTCTTTAACACCCATATAGGTTGTGATTGACTCCCCTGCAATACCAGCTCAAAACCTTTCACAGTCTGTCCAGACATGGTCACCATTTCATTTCCTGAATCGAGCGCTTATTTGGTTCATAAAATTAACGCGGTGCTTCTCACTTAATTTCACTCACATTCCAGTTCTAGCCGCTCTGTGTTTCGGCCTACCTGTGGATCTGTTTGTTGCTGCACTTGTCTTTTGTGTTGGAGGACCATTACTCTTAGTGAAGTAATGTGACTAGTGACTACTCCTTCTGAATTGGAGGACCATTACTCGTAGTGCCTGATGACAGGAAGACTCTTCTCCAAAGGTGGAGTAGTGCAgcagctgtgtgtctgctggACTTGAGGCCCAGGATGGTGTTATCTGTACGCGTGTTATGTTGCTGAAACTCCCAGATGGTTGTTGCTTGTGTGAACTTCTCTTAGTTTGCACTGCTGTTAATATACTGTAATAAAATGAATTGTTCACACAGTCTCTCTTTTTTTCAAATTTTTAAGGcaataattacattttaatttattttttttgtggtAGGATGGATACTTGCATGTTCTACAAACAAATAGTTTGTCTGCTATGAAGTCATGCAGTTGACCAGATTGAGGCCAAAGTTGCTACAAAACCAGAACATTCTATGTAGTTATGTAGATTATTTACATATCTCCCTATTCTAGGTGCACATGTGTGTTCTCTGGGCTTGAAGTTGAAAGCATCAGCCCTGTGCCGATGTCTCCGCGCTGGGGTAAGGAATGATGGGGCTGTGGGTGGATCTACTTCAGGGGCTTCAGTCAGGCAGGAGCTTCTACTCCACACCCTTCATAAATTCCAAGAACTCTGTAGGTTTAAGAAGATATTGGTTTAGAATTGTATTAGGAAATTACTTGCACATAAACTTGTGATTATAACCTTAATATTGGTCGTGACTTCAGGAACTGAATCATACCATCATAGTCAATTTTGCCATCGTTGTTCTTGTCTCCGTCCTTCATGAGCTCCTCGATGTCGTCCTCTGTAATGgcttcccctgtagattctagCATGTTCTTCAGTTCATCCAAGTCGATATATCCGTCTCCATTTCTTGGAGAAGAACACAGACCGTGAGGCTTTGATGAAGAAGGAAGAGGGCAATCAAACCACAGCTGGTTCCTTACTTGTCAAACATGCGGAAGACCTCGGCTAACTCCTCCTCTGATTTCCCTTTGCTCTCCTCCTTCATGCAGCGCACCATCATCACCAAGAACTCGTCGAAATCCACCGTCCCGCTGCCTGCAAGTGTACAGCCATCACGTCAACGTGCTTTTAGTGTGATACCGGTTTACCGAAAGTGCTTTGGGCTACTGTGGGTGTTGAGTTCTGGTGCGACGTTTGTAATGATGGACCTACCGTCTTCATCCACCTCGTCCACCATCTCCTGCAGCTCCTCCTGCGTGGGGTTCTGGCCCAGCATCCTCATCACCTTCCCCAGCTCCTTGGTGCTGATGCATCCATCCTCGGCATCCTGCACGAAGATGTCAAAGGCGGCGCGGAACTCTGCCAGGAACACGTTCACACATGTGAGCCACCAGTAGCACCACGATAGCGCTCGGAGACGGCTGCCGTCCCCATAGCGGAGCCAACACACAGGCCGACGGCGCTGATATAGACCGGCGTGGAGAATGCCTTACCGTTTTTCTGTTCCTCTGTTAAGTTCTCAACCTGTTGTGTTGGAGAAAGCAACAGCTGAAGGCCCAGTAGCTTTTTTTAAACGGTAATTTGATATGTCATAACGATGTCACGG
This sequence is a window from Brachyhypopomus gauderio isolate BG-103 chromosome 21, BGAUD_0.2, whole genome shotgun sequence. Protein-coding genes within it:
- the tktb gene encoding transketolase-like protein 2, coding for MGSYHKPDEKTLQGLKDIANKLRIHSIKATCASNSGHPTSCCSAAELMSVLFFHTMRYKADDPRRACNDRFVLSKGHAAPILYAAWVEAGYVKEAELLNLRKIDCELEGHPTPKLAFVDVATGSLGQGLGAACGMAYTGKYFDKASYRVYCLLGDGECSEGSVWEAMSFASHYSLNNLVAILDVNRLGQSEAAPLKHNVHVYQERCKAFGWNTCVVDGHDVEALCRALWDAEQFKEKPTVIIAKTFKGKGLKGIEDQDNWHGKPIPKDRVTELLDSLQSKIQGPDKALHPKLPTEDAAPIDRDFIHLLTPPEYKMGDKISTRKAYGVALKRMGDASQRIVALDGDTKNSTFSDIFKKAHPDRYIECFIAEQNMVSVAIGCATRDRTIPFASTFAAFLSRAYDHIRMAAISQSNVNLVGSHCGVSIGEDGPSQMALEDLAMFRAIPTCTVFYPSDGVSTERAVELAANKSGVCFIRTSRPDTAVIYDSGEKFEIGKAKVLRQSNDDQVTVIGAGVTLHEALTAFDQLAKEGVNIRVIDPFTIKPLDATTIVASARATGGRVITVEDHYKEGGLGEAVLSAVGEEPGIVVHRLAVSGVPQSGKPQELLDMFGISAKSIVAAVKRTFAN
- the tnnc1b gene encoding troponin C type 1b (slow), coding for MDDVYKAAVENLTEEQKNEFRAAFDIFVQDAEDGCISTKELGKVMRMLGQNPTQEELQEMVDEVDEDGSGTVDFDEFLVMMVRCMKEESKGKSEEELAEVFRMFDKNGDGYIDLDELKNMLESTGEAITEDDIEELMKDGDKNNDGKIDYDEFLEFMKGVE